The nucleotide window cttTTGAGTATGGCCGGCTGACGAGACGAACCAGAGACCGGTTATCCGCTTCGCTGGACCAAGTGGGACGAGAACGACCAGTTCTACATTTCGCCCAAAACTTTTGACAGCTGGGAGAACATACAAGAGTCGGCAGCGCGCCTGAGAGCCGTCCACAACGGTATGCACATGTAATCCTTCTCCGCCGTAggcctggacctggacctggacctggacctggacctggacctggatTGGGAAAGATGGACTTCGTTCTCTAACAAGCGGGCAGACGTGTTTGTTCACTCCAACGGCCAAAAGGCAACTTACCTTGCATACGACGGCGTGCGCAAGGAGTTGCCCCCCGAGGCCGGCCAGTTCGGCCTGGAGCTGTACGGCATCCAGGCCTTCCATCAGATTCACTGCGTGGTACGTACGGAGGGGGACAGTTGGCTGGTCCGGTTTCTCTTGTTTGAAGATGTTCCCagtcgttgttgttgccgctgccgagTCGATACAAGTCTGAATGGAAGACTGACTGTTCCTCTCTCTTCGAACCCAACAGTACGTCCTCCTCGAGTCCGTCGGCTGGGCGAGGCACAACCGCCCCTCGCAGTGGGACGGCGACCACATCGCCCACTGCCTCAACACGCTGACGCAGGCGGCGACCTGCCTCGCCGACTCGCGCCCCTTCGCCTACGTCGTGCCGGGCGGCCACCGCACCGATGGCCAGCAGAACTGGTGCCGCGACTTCGGCGCCCTGGTGGACTGGGTCAACGACCCGGTGCGCGACCACAACTTCCACTACGAGCTGGACTCGAATGATACAGACCACTTCATGCCCATCTACCGCAACGGTTCCATAGCGGGTAAGTCGGTTGACAAGACAGTCTGGTGAGCTGAGCGACCTGAAAGTATATGGGAGTCGTATTAGTTGGGAGGTCCgcttgcctacctacctgggtCATGGACTGGTGGATAACTGTGGGTTAGAATGTTTTTGGAAGCCTGCCCGTTGCCAAAGAGAATGAAAACTGTGCGTGAAAAATTGGCTTGGCTGTCATAAGATCTCATGCAGGTAGTGGTGTATTAGTCTCCAGTGGAGGGAAAGCAATGTCATCGACATTCAGTATCGGAACCGCAGTACAATTCAACCAAGATAGCTCTAGAAACAAGCCAAGATCTCTTCCCGtccctccccttctcatGTTCTCTCCCGGAGATCCACGTCCTAGGGCCCGACCAGGCATCGGATCGGTTCTCTCGGGGGATAGACGCGAGTGACGTTGGGACTATCAATCTCccacgccctcggccgtccGTTCCACCAGACGCAGTGGGACGTGTGCGTCTCGTTCCTGCAGTGTGAATCAAGAACCATCGGCTCCCTGGTGGCAGTGGCATGCGCATAGGCGCGGCGCTGTCGGTCCCAGATGTAAGTGCAGTGCAGGTGGTGGAATCCGCCGTCAGTCCAGATCCCCGATTCCGGATGGTGACCGTTCAGGACGTTGTCCCACGCGACGAGTCTCTCCTGCTGCCGGTCCAGATAGAAAGTACTGTTGACTTCGGCCAAGTATTGGCGGTAAAGCTCCGCGTCGTGGCACCGCGGGGGCACCCAGGCACTCATCAGCAGGTCGTAGATGCATccagcggcctcggcctgcgtCCATGACGGGCCGCACTCCGGTCCCACGGCGAGAGGTTCAAGTTTCCTCTCGAACAGTCGTCCATCCGTCAGGGTCCAAGATCGGAGCAGGTagaagatggcggcgagcACAGCGACCGAGCCGAGGGCGGTCAGAGTCTCGCAGCTGAGAAGGCCGCATAGCCGTCGACGGACACGCTCCCGGTGGCCTACGAAGGGCTCGAATAGATGAAGATCTGATTCTTGGAATTCGTCCATCATCTATCTAGTGAGGCTTGAGCGAACAGGTGTGACGACGCTGTCAGTCTATGTCAACGAATGTGGCTCATTGTTAAGCTTACAAAGGTATGCATACAGAGGTAGGGTTTCACCAGAATGATGCTTCAACCCAAGCGTGCGTGCAGCAGGAATCATAGGAAAATAGCTCTAAGTCCAGCATACTCCCGGATGATATAACTATGGACATAAGAAGCAGGTGGAGAAGAATGACTACTTCGGGACTGTTGTCCTTCGTCTCCGCCTGAAGCATCTGGCCGACCGCCctcccgtctcctccttACCGAACGACGGCTGGGTTGGGATGTACTCCGTATAATTCTCTTGTGCAGATACTCAAAAAAGGTGTTTGGTGGAGGGAGTAACATGATTCGCTGGGAGGAAGAGGTCTTTGGGTTCGTGGGTACCGTTTAACagccggggagggggctggATGGGATGGTCGCCTCTTCGCAACGCAGTACGGGGTATGGCGTAAAACCCTTGATCCATCTGAGTTGATCCATGGGAATTCCAAAGGATGCCCTGTTATCATAGAGTTTCCGGGGAGAATAGTGTATATGCACAAGTCTCCGGACAGTGTGCATGGGCTGCTGTCCATGAGTAGGACAAGCGCCGTGTAATTTTTCCTCCGTGAAGCTGATGAGGAAGACTTTCCCTCGAGTCTTCGTCTACTACTGACTGTACTCAACTTGCATAGACTTTGAGCACCATCTGCTGAACAAAACCAAAACCAAAACCCTCATCTCTGGTACTACTGCGACACTCGTGATTCAAAGAACAAATCATGGCCCAGACTAacgccgtctccgtcgacgAAGGCTCGTCATGGAGGACGATGCCACACAAAGACCAGCTGCTCGTGCTGTGTCTCTCTCGGCTGTCCGAACCGATTACGCGGACAAGCTTCAGTGTTTgtgccctccccccccccttttcacCAGATAGCCAAGAAAGACTGACAAGCTGGCTTACACCTCGCTCTGGTAGACGTATATATACTATCAGCTTCAGTCGTTGGATCCCTCGCTCTCGTCGGCCGAGATCGTACGTCAGGCCACATGGATGCAGACGGCCCTGACGGCTATGGTGGCGCTCGTCAGCCTGCCCACGAGCCGTCTCGCCGACTCCCCACGATTCGGCCGCAAGGGCGTCCTGCTGGCGAGCAtggccgtcctcggcacGAGCACCCTCTGCTTCGGCTTCATACGCAGCTTCACGCAGGCGATGGTGCTCCGCATCATCGAGGGGACGTTCAGCGGCGGGACGCTCGTGGCACGCACCATGATCCCCGAGATCGTGCCCGGCAAGAAACATCGCGTCAAGGCattcctgctgctgcctctggCCTTCAACATTGGTGTCCTGGCCGGCCCGCCGATTACCGGGCTCTTGGTCGCATATGCCCAGAGCCACGCTGGGAAGAACGACTTCTTGGGCCGTTGGACGTATGCACCGCCTATGCTGATGGCAGGCGGGATAATCTAcacggccttcttggccgtcttcttTTTGTTGGAAGAGGTATTGTTCCTTTTTGCTCTGCCCCACTACCACTATTACTATCACTACTCCCACTACTACTTACTCTCCCGCACGACTCTACATCCTTCCTGGTTGTATGATCGACTAACCTGACTGTGTCCGGGTCACGTAGACGTTGCCTGCCCTTAGAGGCCAACCCGATATCGGGATACGCATCAAGAAGGCGGTCGTGAGGCTTTGGCAGCGCTACAGGTCTCGCGGGGCGACCAAGCTCGGCTACGAGCCCGCCAACACGCAAGACTCTGAGGATTCCCAGGATCTGGATCCGCTGTTGTCGCCAgaggccgatgacgaggcTCAACGCGGCAGAAGCGAGCCTATCCCGACCCCCACAAGCAGCAAGATGCCGCTGCGGAAAGCCCTTACGGCCAACGTCTTGCTCGCGACCAGCTGCCAGGCGATGCTTGACGGCCTCACCGCCGGTTACAATACCCTCTGGCCCCTGTTTCTCAGCGATCCGCCCGCCTCCGCGGCCCTGTCTCTGCGGGACGAGAGGGGATCGTCCCCGCTGCGGTtctccggcggcgccggcctccaGCCCTACCAGATCGCCCTGACGCTCACGATCCTGGCCGTCACCGCGCTCCCGCTGCAGATCTTGGTCTACCCGCGTGTCAGCTACAAACTCAAGCCGCTGGGCACCCTGCGGTGCTTCCTGTGGTGCCCGGCCCTGGCCTTTGCCCTCGCTCCGTTCAtcgccgtcacggccaagttTCCTGTTCTCATGTggctcgtcatcgccgtcgtccagctgcTCATGGTCCTGACCGCGGCCATGGTGGTGCCTTCGGCGACCTTGATGACCAACAAGTTGAGTCCCCACGCCATACTTCCCATTCTACATGTCTGCTGCTCGAAACACAATGCTGATACGACTTGTCACGCAGCTCGGCTCCAAGCCCGGCCGCCCTGGCCGCGACCCACGGTTTGGCAGTCACACTGTCTGCTGTGGCGCGGACGATAGGCCCGTTCGCGGTTGGGAGCGTCTACGCAGCGAGCCAGGCCAGCCATAACGGGGGTCTCGCGTGGTGGCTGATGGCCGGCACGGCCATCTGTATCTGTGTCATAAGCTGGTTTGTCCAGGATGGGACCGAGCAGGGCACCACCGCCCCGCCGGCGCGGGAGGAGACCGGCGAGCATGGCGCGAGATCGAAACCCGCTGTTCGAGCAATGGGATGACGGAATAGGAAGAAAACATATCTCGACACGAAGTTTCATCAGaggccccccctccccggcttCCCATGCTACTACTGCTGGATTTTCGCAACTGGAGTACTGGTGTGTAGAGACACTTGAGACTAAATTGCCAGCTTTGCGGGCTTGTCTTGAGAATATGAAGGTGAGCCAGACTCTTTACACACAAAGTAGCGGCCATGGCATCCGATCGGCTTTGAACTCACCCCTCAACACCTAGTTCATAGTCCACTCTCCCAATGTCATACATGGAAACCACACTTGTTGCGTTTGCACGGCACACGCTCAAAATTCATATGCTACTCTTGCCGGATCTGATCTCACAAGGTAACATTTAGCTGGCCTGGACAGCCTTCTTTCAGTTCCTGAAGCTTTCCGGCCCGGAGCTGCTACTACCCTGCTTCATATGGGATGAGTTTGATATGACCGGGGCATGGCTGCTGGAGCTTAGCTCTCTCGTGGGAAAACAGCTCCGGGGCCTCGCATGCCAGCCTTCCCTCGGTCGTGCCATAAGTCATGCATTAAGAGCTCTCTAGAGGGTAAAACAAATATTCACTGCAAATGTGTGTGGCACACGGCTGTCGCCCCCTCTTTGTTTTCCCCATCAACTTCATCAACGACATCATGGTCTTGCTGCAGTTATTGCATCTACTCTCGGCCTTGTGCCCGCTGGCCGTTGCCAGCCAAAAAGGCTCCTTTGACCGGTGgcacccccccggccccggggACGGTAGGAGGCTGGAATCTGTTCTATTAGCGAAGAGAAGGGCTGGCTAATAAGAGTCTGCTGGATAACAGTCCGCTGTCCCTGTCCCATGCTGAATGCGTTGGCAAACCACGATTTTCTCCCCGCCGATGGCAGGGGCATATCGCTGGAAATCACAACGCGTGCCTTGAGAGACGGCATCAACGTCGATCCCCACGTGTCCAAGCTGCTCTTCGACCATGCCATCAAGACGAACCCTGACCCAAACGCCGACACGTTTGACCTCGACCACCTGAGCCGCCACGGCATCATAGAGCACGATGCCAGCCTTACGTGAGCTTTTGCCTCCTTCCGCCCCCGAGCAGGTTATCAATACATACACATGCACGTCTTGGGAGACTTGGTTAGAGGATGACTGACAGACTGACTGATGTCCGTAGTCGACCGGACAACAGCTCTGGTGATCCTAGTGTATTCGACCCCGAAGTGTTTGAGGAAACACTCCAGTACTGGCCCGACCCCATCGTCTCCGTACGacagggcgccgccgcgcgaCTCGGTCGTATCCGCACCTCAGCCGGCACCAACGTCGACTTCGAGATGAGGTTGGAAGACAATTTCCGTGGACTCGGTGAGGTGGCGGGGTTCTACCTGACCCTGGGAGACCGGGTCGCCGGCACGGTCAACCGCACTTGGCTGACCTACTTTCTTGGTACATTTCTCATGTTTTCTGTTCTTCTGCCTCCCTTTTCCACCGTTTATAAGATTTATCATTACTTTCGGTTTCTTTCTTTACTCACTGTCCCGTTGGACGACGCTGATATGAAAGACTATGTGCAGAGAAGGAGTTTCTGCCAGTCCCTTTcggctggacgaggccgcgcgACCCTATCACTCTCGAGGCACTACAGGCGGTCATGGACAAGGTCTACGACGCGACGAAAGGCATCATTGACGAGGAGCGCCGCCGAGGCAATTCCGGGCCTAGAATGCACACTGATGAGCAGCGCGTGCTCGGTGGGGTACACTGAGAGAGATGAAATCTCCTCATCGAAAAGCCGAGATGTGTCGGAGGGCTTTTTTCCTTCAAGGGGCTAGTCTCATTGAGCCCAAATAGGCGTCCGTGTTGCCAACTCCAGCGATCTATTACTCGATACCAGGGGAAAGCTCATTGAGAACGAGGCTACGGGGTAATGAGCGATCACCGCATCTGAGCAGATCCTGTATGGCAACAATGGTTCTGTTTTGCCTCAAAACAATACGCATATCTTGTTCTGTACACTACTTCTCGATAGGAGGGACAAACCTTGCGTAAGAAGAAAGTGGGTGAACTTCTCTGCATGCTTTGACAGTCCGCCAGCCGAGCAACTAGAAATCCTTGCAAGCCATACAATGCCGGCTAAGGCAAGGGGCAACGTCGTGAAGGTGTCGAAAGTACCGAGTAGAGTTTACATATCCGGTTCCGTTTTCCCGAGACACATCAAACAAGGACCTCTTTTTTGGGACAGTCAGCCGGGCCATGAATCCGGCCTTCGTTCTTCGGGGAAGAGATAGGGGGTCTTCTGGGGAAGACTTGAAAACGTGGTAGTTCCATGCTCGTGGCATCTGAACATGGCTGGTAGTTGGTTGATTCGCAGCTCACGCACTATACGCAGACCAGCCGGCCAACCAAGACCTCGGGATCCATACACATCACCGACTCTAGCACCCTCTTTCTCGTCCTTTCGGGAATGGCAGCGAGCAAAAACCCCTTCCTGATTCAGGACGCGGCGGCAAGTCGAGGCTACGGCTGCGCCAGCCCGTCCGCGgctcctctcttcctcatccaCGACGCCAGCGGCAACATTGTCAGCTACCTCAAGCTGGGCTCTCTGGGGGGTGCTCGCAGAGTGTACGGCATCAGTGATCCTCACTTCGGACATGAAGGCGGTGCCTGGCTGAGCGTCAACGAAATGGCCCGGCACTACATCAAACTCGTCAAGAAAGTTACGCTACGAGGGAACATTCTCCTGGGAGGTGAGCCATGCACTGCACTGCTAGCCCTAGACTCGTCCGCCTTGCCCATGTTCtccctctttcccccctccccccatgCTGCCGAACCACTGAGTCTGTAAGCATTCGGCAATATGGACATGACCTGACAGGTAACCAGGGTGGTCGTTTGGgggcatcatcgccatccaGATGGCTCACATGCTCGCCGCAGAGGGCCGAGGCCTCGTGTGCTCAGGCCTGGTCCTGATCGATACCATCTACCTTTCGCCGTCCCGCTCTCTCGGCTCCGGCGCAAACTCTAACCTTGCACCCTCGATGCCCGCCAACGTGACGCCCGACACCCGTGACGAGATTCTGGTCTCGCTGGTGCGCGCCCACATGCTCTGCTCGTCTtggtcgccgccctcgtggGCCCGCCACCGGGTCCCACAGACGGTGCTCATCAAAGCCGCAGATTCGATCCCGGGCCGGGCCGGGCCCATCGAAGAAGATGGGAAAGCTGTTCTGTGCAGGCTGGACTCGCAGCGCCATCAAACCGATCTTGGTTGGGGCGAGACGCAGCCGGGGCTCGTCACCACTGTCATCGACACGCCGGGGAACCACTACGCCCTGTTTGCCGACGAGAACGCATGTTTGTACCTGTCTGTTGTACATGCTGGCTACACTTCCCTTCTCCTGCTGATTGTGCCGGCACAATCCTTTGGGGTTTGTCCATGAATGGGCTGCGCTGACATAGAGGCACTGGCCTTCGATAGATATTGTCCACAACTGAATCGCTCAAGCAAGCCCTCAGTCTGCTGGGCGG belongs to Colletotrichum higginsianum IMI 349063 chromosome 5, whole genome shotgun sequence and includes:
- a CDS encoding Thioesterase — its product is MSIPNRYSEEEADGRRSSDEKGNASSSSATTLLLDDAEFAKWKQRRGWGLGVDYLDALDGQRRPRGRCSHLTALLLLVSACLNVYLAFGRPARVLRVHDVDVGCGGFPLGTDPSGYVPRETGYPLRWTKWDENDQFYISPKTFDSWENIQESAARLRAVHNGLDLDLDLDLDLDLDWERWTSFSNKRADVFVHSNGQKATYLAYDGVRKELPPEAGQFGLELYGIQAFHQIHCVYVLLESVGWARHNRPSQWDGDHIAHCLNTLTQAATCLADSRPFAYVVPGGHRTDGQQNWCRDFGALVDWVNDPVRDHNFHYELDSNDTDHFMPIYRNGSIAGKSVDKTVW
- a CDS encoding Major facilitator superfamily transporter, which codes for MDEFQESDLHLFEPFVGHRERVRRRLCGLLSCETLTALGSVAVLAAIFYLLRSWTLTDGRLFERKLEPLAVGPECGPSWTQAEAAGCIYDLLMSAWVPPRCHDAELYRQYLAEVNSTFYLDRQQERLVAWDNVLNGHHPESGIWTDGGFHHLHCTYIWDRQRRAYAHATATREPMVLDSHCRNETHTSHCVWWNGRPRAWEIDSPNVTRVYPPREPIRCLVGP
- a CDS encoding Major facilitator superfamily transporter codes for the protein MAQTNAVSVDEGSSWRTMPHKDQLLVLCLSRLSEPITRTSFSTYIYYQLQSLDPSLSSAEIVRQATWMQTALTAMVALVSLPTSRLADSPRFGRKGVLLASMAVLGTSTLCFGFIRSFTQAMVLRIIEGTFSGGTLVARTMIPEIVPGKKHRVKAFLLLPLAFNIGVLAGPPITGLLVAYAQSHAGKNDFLGRWTYAPPMLMAGGIIYTAFLAVFFLLEETLPALRGQPDIGIRIKKAVVRLWQRYRSRGATKLGYEPANTQDSEDSQDLDPLLSPEADDEAQRGRSEPIPTPTSSKMPLRKALTANVLLATSCQAMLDGLTAGYNTLWPLFLSDPPASAALSLRDERGSSPLRFSGGAGLQPYQIALTLTILAVTALPLQILVYPRVSYKLKPLGTLRCFLWCPALAFALAPFIAVTAKFPVLMWLVIAVVQLLMVLTAAMVVPSATLMTNNSAPSPAALAATHGLAVTLSAVARTIGPFAVGSVYAASQASHNGGLAWWLMAGTAICICVISWFVQDGTEQGTTAPPAREETGEHGARSKPAVRAMG
- a CDS encoding Thioesterase domain-containing protein, which codes for MCVAHGCRPLFVFPINFINDIMVLLQLLHLLSALCPLAVASQKGSFDRWHPPGPGDVRCPCPMLNALANHDFLPADGRGISLEITTRALRDGINVDPHVSKLLFDHAIKTNPDPNADTFDLDHLSRHGIIEHDASLTRPDNSSGDPSVFDPEVFEETLQYWPDPIVSVRQGAAARLGRIRTSAGTNVDFEMRLEDNFRGLGEVAGFYLTLGDRVAGTVNRTWLTYFLEKEFLPVPFGWTRPRDPITLEALQAVMDKVYDATKGIIDEERRRGNSGPRMHTDEQRVLGGVH
- a CDS encoding Thioesterase — encoded protein: MAASKNPFLIQDAAASRGYGCASPSAAPLFLIHDASGNIVSYLKLGSLGGARRVYGISDPHFGHEGGAWLSVNEMARHYIKLVKKVTLRGNILLGGWSFGGIIAIQMAHMLAAEGRGLVCSGLVLIDTIYLSPSRSLGSGANSNLAPSMPANVTPDTRDEILVSLVRAHMLCSSWSPPSWARHRVPQTVLIKAADSIPGRAGPIEEDGKAVLCRLDSQRHQTDLGWGETQPGLVTTVIDTPGNHYALFADENACLYLSVVHAGYTSLLLLIVPAQSFGVCP